The following are encoded together in the Sphingomonas insulae genome:
- the msrA gene encoding peptide-methionine (S)-S-oxide reductase MsrA, with protein MTEYVTLAGGCFWCTEAVFKDVIGVESVESGYIGGSVPNPTYKQVCGGDTGHAEAIRVGYDPEQLQLGDLLDIFFATHDPTQLNRQGNDVGTQYRSAVFPADEAQEAQMRAAIERAQADSPKPIVTTVEPMATWYPAEDYHQDYWDTSGRSNPYCMAVIPPKLQKLRKSFAARLKVVVA; from the coding sequence ATGACGGAATATGTAACGCTGGCCGGTGGTTGCTTCTGGTGTACCGAAGCGGTGTTCAAAGATGTGATCGGCGTCGAAAGCGTCGAGAGCGGCTATATCGGCGGCTCCGTGCCGAACCCGACCTATAAGCAGGTCTGCGGCGGTGACACCGGCCATGCCGAGGCGATCCGGGTAGGCTACGATCCCGAACAATTGCAGCTTGGCGACCTGCTCGACATCTTCTTTGCGACACATGATCCGACGCAGTTGAATCGACAGGGGAATGACGTCGGCACGCAATATCGCTCGGCGGTATTCCCTGCGGACGAAGCCCAGGAAGCGCAGATGCGCGCGGCGATAGAGCGGGCGCAGGCGGATTCGCCCAAGCCAATCGTGACGACCGTAGAGCCAATGGCGACCTGGTATCCGGCGGAGGATTACCATCAGGATTATTGGGACACGTCGGGGCGCTCGAATCCCTATTGCATGGCGGTAATCCCGCCGAAGTTGCAGAAGCTGAGGAAGAGCTTTGCCGCTCGGTTGAAGGTGGTGGTGGCGTAA